The following are encoded in a window of Oncorhynchus keta strain PuntledgeMale-10-30-2019 chromosome 10, Oket_V2, whole genome shotgun sequence genomic DNA:
- the si:dkey-156n14.3 gene encoding zinc finger protein ZXDC, producing the protein MEIQGLSDAQNIYYQHGAPRRTGSSQFRTTTLSRSISNENEAEENLESHELQSNNNNRQRTSPFRLLVENGSGVCLPVCKQNGKNNSPLQAQTASVGLRNVNTLKERELNTQLPPQDLRTGYKYDVESGDSILQMALPFFEGEEEHSQQLQTAVLRQQHEDGASLLQSLASESTAAYRSNTTVSANKNTEGLYVVFNIVQEDGNDQNKDRLGNPSKDGDTIIGKKPEDSKIIPCNSMEVQNTNALIESDENFNNLAGRALKITAPQCSALISSSNSEGEATVRNEKQSMCYETENENAVLTNEYGDNICGHLDNIDSGAADELLSQPEARERSALISENTYIVEMSDTMDTSDYISDPGTSLSASANADGASANETFSGTIMINNQSIIVTIENGILTLAAPPEGYTHKDDGMVGLKEHLGMKDNEDIVLLNYDSGTKSIGKISNVAVIRTGHHEEPRLGMSASDSELALADHCSLSEFGASLDSCPVIKQESGTLCAISEGDLVSLRPEGSFVDYVDNDDFQPVSFIGASGLSKKGALVTTYRCPQPGCLSTFDARQKVKMHLLNHTEDQRPFKCTFEGCSWAFTTSYKLKRHLQSHDKVRPHKCEWEGCGRRFTTVYNLKAHVKQHDQENSFVCEICSERFRSATRLTNHQRAHFEPERPHKCEFPGCEKTFITYSALFSHNRTHFRETGQFTCTYPGCDKRYDKACRLKIHMRSHTGERPFICDSEACGWSFTSMSKLLRHKRKHDDDRRFTCPEEGCGKSFTRAEHLKGHSITHLGTKPFECHVDGCSAKFSARSSLYIHSKKHKQDAGSLRTCCPVANCSKHFSSRSSLKSHMLKHHHLSPDVLSQLEATPTLTPSSELVSGATATGTGSGVTGSDQLANLDLSSLFSAVLGGPAPTTHGVGVPVGSAGPAGSFAMDLSLVSSGILTIDPASVGTALGTSGHGATMAKASVDPLILAAGTDMGHLERTVGVLPPQGTLNLDDVQTVTPEALSSLTALTMQAATSTADHHTLTHTLSSSSTLAAEPSPLAAPPGPKLLSSPSKVTEAGGSRGGSGPLLGCVEVLGQQEGGKVLTQFVFPGSGCTFSPQKEPELSHSSAVSPCSFLESSGSARTDYRAIQLAKKRKQRGPTACSGSSGLGQRKSKGGKASNASVPLVPTSARFGEGSATANGGLTIRDPVTGAQYVQIQLLQDDPPSDGDLAFQLSSQPSSSHSQLTVDLPVNILQEPPALTEDDNGSDNSQFTGSTINLQDLE; encoded by the exons ATGGAAATCCAGGGGCTTTCTGATGCCCAAAACATTTACTATCAACATGGCGCCCCACGTAGAACAGGCTCGTCTCAGTTTAGGACAACGACACTTTCTCGCTCCATTTCGAACGAGAACGAAGCAGAGGAGAATTTGGAATCGCACGAACTGcaaagcaacaacaacaataggCAGAGGACATCTCCATTTCGCCTGCTGGTAGAAAATGGCAGCGGTGTTTGCCTGCCCGTCTGCAAGCAGAACGGTAAAAATAATAGCCCTCTTCAAGCCCAAACAGCGAGTGTGGGACTCCGTAACGTGAATACTTTGAAAGAAAGGGAGCTAAACACACAACTGCCTCCACAAGATTTGAGAACGGGTTACAAATATGATGTTGAAAGTGGGGATAGCATATTGCAAATGGCGTTGCCTTTCTTTGAGGGGGAAGAGGAACATTCGCAGCAACTGCAAACTGCGGTTTTACGGCAGCAACATGAAGACGGCGCCTCCCTGTTGCAGTCATTGGCGAGCGAGAGCACGGCGGCCTACAGGAGCAACACCACGGTTAGCGCGAATAAAAACACCGAGGGATTGTATGTGGTTTTCAACATTGTCCAAGAGGATGGAAATGACCAAAATAAAGACAGACTGGGGAATCCATCCAAAGATGGAGATACAATAATCGGTAAGAAGCCTGAAGATTCCAAAATCATTCCATGTAATTCGATGGAGGTTCAAAACACCAATGCCCTTATTGAATCAGACGAGAATTTTAACAATTTAGCAGGCAGGGCCTTGAAAATAACTGCTCCTCAGTGTAGTGCATTAATTTCAAGTTCAAATAGTGAGGGTGAGGCAACTGTACGGAATGAAAAACAGTCTATGTGTTATGAAACGGAGAATGAAAACGCTGTTTTGACAAACGAATATGGCGATAACATATGCGGCCACCTTGACAACATTGACAGTGGCGCGGCAGACGAATTACTTTCTCAGCCCGAAGCTAGAGAACGCAGTGCCTTGATTTCAGAAAACACCTATATCGTGGAAATGAGCGACACGATGGACACTTCCGACTACATTTCCGACCCTGGAACGAGCCTCTCTGCTTCCGCCAATGCAGATGGGGCCTCTGCCAACGAGACTTTCTCTGGAACCATCATGATAAACAACCAAAGCATCATAGTAACCATAGAAAACGGGATACTGACTCTAGCAGCACCTCCAGAGGGTTACACCCACAAAGATGACGGAATGGTCGGCTTGAAGGAACACCTTGGAATGAAAGACAATGAGGACATAGTGCTTCTCAACTATGACAGCGGGACCAAATCCATTGGGAAAATAAGCAACGTGGCAGTTATTCGGACTGGTCACCACGAAGAGCCTAGGCTTGGCATGTCCGCAAGCGACTCCGAACTGGCTCTGGCTGACCACTGTTCATTGTCAGAGTTTGGCGCCTCTCTGGACTCGTGCCCAGTCATCAAGCAGGAGAGTGGGACACTGTGTGCCATAAGCGAGGGTGACTTGGTGTCCCTGCGCCCAGAGGGTTCTTTCGTCGACTATGTCGACAACGACGACTTCCAGCCTGTCAGCTTCATCGGTGCTTCAGGACTCTCCAAGAAAGGTGCCTTAGTCACGACGTACCGCTGCCCCCAGCCTGGCTGCCTCAGCACCTTCGACGCGCGCCAAAAGGTCAAGATGCACCTTCTCAACCACACTGAGGACCAGAGGCCCTTCAAATGCACCTTTGAGGGTTGCAGCTGGGCCTTCACCACCTCCTACAAGCTCAAACGCCACCTCCAGTCTCACGACAAGGTGCGGCCACACAAGTGCGAGTGGGAGGGCTGCGGCCGCCGCTTCACCACGGTCTACAACCTGAAGGCGCACGTGAAGCAGCACGACCAAGAGAACTCCTTCGTGTGCGAAATCTGCAGTGAGCGCTTCCGCAGTGCCACCCGGCTGACCAATCACCAGCGGGCCCATTTTGAACCCGAGAGGCCGCACAAGTGCGAGTTTCCAG gTTGTGAGAAGACCTTCATCACCTACAGTGCCCTGTTCTCCCACAACCGCACACACTTCCGCGAGACGGGCCAGTTTACCTGCACCTATCCGGGCTGTGACAAGCGCTATGACAAGGCCTGCCGCCTCAAGATCCACATGCGCAGCCACACAG GCGAGAGGCCATTCATCTGCGATTCAGAGGCCTGTggctggtccttcaccagcatgtCCAAGTTACTTAGGCACAAAAG GAAGCATGATGACGACAGGCGCTTCACCTGCCCAGAGGAGGGCTGTGGAAAGTCCTTCACCCGGGCAGAGCACCTCAAGGGCCACAGCATCACCCACCTGGGCACCAAGCCCTTTGAGTGCCACGTAGACG gCTGCAGTGCCAAGTTCTCAGCACGGAGCAGCCTGTATATCCACTCGAAGAAGCACAAGCAAGACGCGGGCAGCCTGAGGACGTGTTGCCCCGTGGCCAACTGCAGCAAGCACTTTTCCTCCCGCAGTAGCCTCAAGAGCCACATGCTCAAACACCACCACCTCAGCCCTG ACGTGCTAAGCCAGCTGGAGGCCACACCCACGCTGACCCCCAGCAGCGAGCTGGTCAGCGGAGCCACTGCCACAGGAACTGGTTCGGGAGTCACCGGAAGCGACCAGCTTGCCAACCTGGACCTCAGCTCCCTGTTCTCTGCTGTGCTTGGGGGTCCTGCGCCCACCACCCACGGGGTCGGGGTGCCCGTGGGCAGCGCAGGGCCAGCAGGCTCCTTCGCCATGGACTTGTCCCTGGTCAGCTCAGGCATCCTCACCATCGACCCAGCCTCGGTTGGCACCGCCCTGGGCACGTCCGGGCACGGCGCTACCATGGCCAAAGCCTCCGTGGACCCGCTAATACTGGCGGCAGGGACGGACATGGGCCACCTGGAGAGGACAGTTGGAGTACTCCCCCCGCAGGGCACACTCAACCTGGACGACGTGCAGACAGTCACCCCCGAAGCCCTCAGCTCCCTTACGGCCCTCACCATGCAGGCTGCCACATCCACCGCAGACcaccatacactcacacacaccctcagttCCTCTAGCACATTGGCTGCCGAGCCCTCACCCCTAGCTGCGCCCCCTGGGCCCAagctcctctcatccccctctaaGGTGACTGAGGCTGGAGGGAGCAGGGGTGGCAGCGGGCCTCTCTTGGGCTGTGTGGAGGTGCTGGGGCAGCAGGAGGGGGGCAAGGTGCTGACCCAGTTTGTGTTCCCTGGCAGTGGCTGCACGTTCAGCCCACAGAAAGAGCCTGAGCTCAGCCACAGCTCGGCAGTCTCGCCCTGCTCCTTCCTG GAAAGTAGTGGCTCAGCGCGGACTGACTACAGAGCTATCCAGCTGGCCaagaagaggaaacagagagggCCCACCGCCTGCTCAG GGAGCTCAGGATTGGGTCAGAGGAAGAGTAAAGGAGGGAAGGCCAGCAATGCCTCAGTGCCATTGGTTCCCACAAGCGCCCGTTTTGGGGAAGGTTCTGCAACTGCCAATGGGGGGCTGACTATCCGTGACCCTGTCACCGGAGCCCAGTATGTGCAGATCCAACTCTTGCAG gacgACCCTCCCAGCGACGGGGATCTAGCCTTCCAGCTGAGCTCCCAGCCCTCCAGCTCCCACTCCCAACTCACCGTGGACCTTCCCGTCAACATCCTACAG GAACCTCCTGCTTTGACCGAGGATGACAATGGCTCGGACAACTCCCAGTTCACAGGAAGCACCATCAACCTGCAGGACCTGGAGTGA